Part of the Lucilia cuprina isolate Lc7/37 chromosome 5, ASM2204524v1, whole genome shotgun sequence genome is shown below.
GTAAcgcttctatttatttttctaaggtggtttaaaattcttaaaatttgaaaattgcaTTTCTACAATCATAAGTTAAATATTAcctgttttagaaattttcaaattattaacaaGTGACAAAAAACAATGCATTTCTATATGTTTCAGATATTTGTTTAAAGCACTATGAGCACAATGAACAGGCTCTgaccaaaattttcaaattgctGTGGACATCATTTGATTTTTCCCTAccaacaatttctatccaaattgtaaCCACAACGTAACAgcataaagttaaaaacaatctaatttgataAAATCTGAGAGAATGAAAAGTGACCCCGTTCGGTAGAAACTGTTCCGCCTGTTTAATACTTAGTTGATGAGTCGatttcgtttcagtttcaagtcacttttttataacataataaTGCGtagaaatagtaaatttatagttttgccATAACAATAAGGAAACTAGAAATTATTCTAACTGTTCACACTTTTATCTTATAAAAGCGACTatataatacattttctttatttctctattttgttattaaattatattgttaatgcatcgttttttgatttttttattctatcattaaagttccttttttggtatattaaaacgcactaaaacttagcaaaattatgatcaaaattagatagtaatgcattttgtttttgcaaatgttttaaCTAAGCAATGAGAAACATAAAGTTGAGCCTTTATAGTGACCATTTAGTTcatgtatccaaaattaaactcatATTTGGGTTACTTATTTAGTTACCACCACAACTGTTATTAAATTCATACCAAACGCAACAATTAGTAATTTTTTCCTTATTGGGAAAATTATTGTAGCGGTCGCATTAAGGCCCAAATAGACTATACAAACATACCTTTTATATTTCAacacacactacacaaacattgctagcacaaacaccgattttttcacgtttttgtaGACTTGCAAAGATAcagatgtaaatttttcttcgaaatataaattttgttaaacaattggTTATTTATGAACATAAACAATACAAATGGattgacaaaaattcaatatgtttgtgtaaaaatcaaaattttttgtttttttaatcaaacaaaccgcaagcatttgtgcaaacacgaaacaccctcatacactacacaacagccttgcacaaacgtaaaatacaGGTAAGTTTGTCtagccgcttgtgtagtctatttggccctttacaaacatttatttttcgcTTATAATAAAGTGACGATGCAAAACCTTTAGGAAGGTTGAAAACGTTTCCAAATCAAAAATGAgtttggtttaatttttaaaatcccttgttttgtttaaaaattattgaaaaaatgcaatttaactcataaaaaatttaaagcaattttctaAAGACTACGTTTTCGATTATGTTTGCCTTGTAGTGAATAAGAAGTccaaatatttacttataacagaaaaataataaattaagacCAATTCAAGATTTTtgtcatagtttttttttttactttaactgcatttcttacataaaaaagttcgtatatagatagcataaaataaaataatctcaTGAAAACCAATGCCAACACTGAGCATACAAATCTTTAACTAAACTACAAAAGTTTTATGCAGGATATTGGTCTGTTACATATGAAACATtgcatttctaaaatatatgtggaaatacatatgtaatttttttcgattttcgtgtgacaaacataaacaaaacagctgttttaaaataaagaacatGAAGTACacgcaaaaaaatttcaatttggttcacaaaaacataactacattattctatacaaagttaAATAGTTATACGTTTAATGctataaaccaaataagaattatttcaactcagTTTATTGTCGCGTAAAATAACACATaaacataacataaaaaaactaatttgtgtAAGGTGTGTGGCTAAAACTATGTGTTGCAGGCATTTTTAATTGCCTGCTGGTACAAATTGCCACtaaaacacataaaatttggaatatcTGGTTTACAGAGATTGGTCTAGGACTATATCTATGCAAAACAGAAATGGTATTATTCACAACAAAGACCAAGATTACAAACTTCAGCATGCCACAGTTAAAGAACTTAAATGGATGTACACGGCTATAGTACGTCCTATTCTTATATACGGATCACTTATATGGTGGACTTCAACTAAGAAGAattttgttgtgttaaaagttaAGAGATCAGCATGAATTGGAATAACAGGTGTTCTAATAACTAGTCCTTCAGAATCTCTGAACACTATATTGCACATCCTACCAAAAGATCTGCATATAATGGTCATATCTGCCCGCAGCGCAGCGAGGCTTAACGCATCCGGAACAATGACTTTGATAGAGCTTTCAAAGTCAGAGTTTCTTTTAGGAGCGAATGGTGTGTGGGCAACCTACCAAGCGAATATACTACCAGAATCTttacagatggttctaaaatgAATTCCGGTGTTGGTTGTGGTGTCTTCTGTGAAGAAGCTGACATAAGTATATCTCAACATCCTAGCAACAATTGAAGTATCCTTCAGGCTGAAATATTTGCGATAATGTCAGAAGCCCAATATCCAGTACAGGGACGTATGATGTTTGAAACATAATGGGGACTCAGTCCCAACAACGTTAATTGGATGTACACGGCTATAGTAAGTCCTATTTTTGTATCACATCCTATTTTTGTATTACTTTTATGGTGGACTTCAAATAAGAAGAATTTTGCTGTGGATCAGCTATACAAAGTTTAGAGATCAGCACGAATTGGGATAACAGATGCTCTAAGAACTATATTGCATATCCTACCAATAGATCTGCATATAATGTTCATACCTGCCTGCAGGGCAACGAGGCTTAACGTATACGGAAGTTGGAGATTATGAACACATTGAAACACCCCACACATTGACTTTGATAGAGCTTTCAAAGTCAGAGTTCCTTTCAGGAGCGAATGGTGTAAAGGCAACCTACCGAGTGAATATACCACCAGAATCTTTACAGATAGTTCTAAAATGAACTGCTATGTCTTTTGTGAAGAAGCTGGGATAAATATATCTCAACATCTTAGCAACAATTGTAGTGTCTTTCAGGCTGAAATTTTTGCGATGATGTCAGCCTGCCAGTAGTCAAGCGGCACTTCTCTCACTAAACTCTTATACTACCACTTCCCTATTATACTGTGCAACACGAAAATCTTTCCCGAATGAGACCAACGCGAAATGTAAGTATGAAATTAATGGATGCCGTACCCAGATACATGGACGTGTTCTCAAAGGACTTTCTCAGCAAATGCATCGCCAAGATCAGAGACGCATGGGAAGGCGTAAGTCTTAAGCTAATCCGCGCTAAGAAATTCCGATGAGACCTCGGAAGCACATAAGATATTGGAATGTCTGAAGCGTCAGAACATAGACTATTGGTCTATCATTCGCACAGAGCGAAGCACAGtggtatattttaattttttaatttttaaaaaaagtattccgcatatttttttaattttcaaaaattatatatagttttgaaaaatagacaaaattacctctCCATTGATATAtgcctaatgttttttaagtgacaaattaattagggaaaactcaacatcttttagaaaatttgcctagtactattattttcatcaatatatgtaacaaatttaagagttaaccttatggatgaaaataatagtgctaggtaaattttctaaaatattttgagttttcgctaattaatttgtcacttaaaaaacattaggtaggcatgttatatatcaatggaaaggtaattttgtctatttttcaaacaaaatgttttttaatgtttttttcaataaaaattttatttatgaatattttttgatgaaattttacagttaggtagcttttcttactcaaaatccaaaattaaataaaaatttcgaattttcctattagaaatcccggaattcccaaaaaagttttaaaaaatcccaaaaatgggattttttgtttttttgcctattatatccataccaggggcggggttatcgaaacccgctacaaaatgattaagaacatattgggtcatataaaacatataaaaaactttcactgcttctttcactgcttgaatcgggaatatttggacccgctattatcaaaaaactaaagtaaggacggcaaaaattttaaaattttaattttcaaatgcgaatatctcctaaactataagagattttttatagtgctcgatgtggagattctatatacgaatttttttttttaaatcggaactcaaatgaagaaataggatcgttttaaaaatttaacatagccgaggtgtcctaatttgacgACAGCCCGACGgggccctggttggcctataaggtccaaattcaaaacctaaacttgacaacacctcctctttgtacATACCAATATAcattcattaaaatcggattaaccgtttagaagttaccgaattatttccctcttttttttcctataccactgtgcagaaTCGGTTTCTGTTGATCTCGAGATAGCAGGGTACAGACTCTTCTTCGCTAAGGTAAATGTGTTCCGTCTGACTAAATCTGGGGGCGTAATGTAGATAAAGTGGAAACTACTCTCTGATCATCGAGAACCCTCTCCTCCAACTCATGACAATAGCGGTAAGGATAGTGAAGATTAACCTGAAGCATTCAAAATTTGCTATAGACAACAAACAACTGAAGTCAAGGGGTTCCTAGCCTGCTCATACAATATTATATATGCAAGAAGTAATGGAAAGTAAGTAATAATCATGTCTAATTGctgaaaaatttactaattttttttgtacGCAGCTTAGCTCAAATGACCAAACGGTCGCAAAGGTCGAGCTACCACACAATAAAAGCCTTATTATATGGCGCATGAAAGAACAGCACCACCAGCCGAAGTGAGTGACCTCCTGGCCCAAATTGGGGCATCTGGCGACATAATCCTGAGCTGTATTATTTACTTAGACTTAAATTTGAGGAATGCAAGTTAATACTGATTTGTCAATTCGATCATAtaagcaaaatataaataattaaataataaaaatagctaaagagaaaaaaaatgatTATATATACACTCAGCCTCTTCCTCAACCATGTCCGGTAAATAGGTCGTTTTTATTCCAAAAGCAGCAAAAGGGGACATGAGAATGCCAAAGAGTTTCGTCTAATCAGTCTTTTCAGCTCAAAACGCTGAAAAGACTCATTGACTCAAATATTAGGCAACAGCTAGATAGCTTATCGCGGCTTTCAACTTATCAACATGCCTACCTTTAAGTACGATCTACAGAGACTATGTCAGAATTATACAAAGATCCTTTGAATTTAAAGAATATACTATGGGAGCCTAAAATATGCTTTTGAAATTCAACAAGCTCTTGCTAATCTAGATGTTGAAGAGTATATCAGCAACTGGTTAGTAACTATGTTGAAATCCAGAATAGTTACTTCATGTCTTGGTTGTAGCGTTAAGTCCAAGCAGGTGGAATAAGGTACATCACGGCGGCGTAATCTCTCCACTTCTTTCGCTCATTGTCGTTAACTCGATTCTCATTGAACTGGACAACAGAGAGATAAAAGTTGTTGCCAATGCGGGTAACGTGATTAGTGATATCATGTCTAGTGCTTTGGTGCTACTAGATAATTGGCCTAGGAGTAAATCCAAGCAAGACAGCTGCACATCCCAcctatatatctttttattatggTCATATCTGCTTGCAGCGCAGCAAGGCATAACTTATCCGGAAGTTGGATATCAAAAACATATGGACACGCTAAGATTTTAAGCCTCCAATCTTAAACCAACCATCTATGATAGAGTTTTCAAAATGAAAGTTCCTACCGAGCGAATATACCACCAGAATCTTGGTATATGTTGTGGCCCTCCGTCAAACGTACAAGTCACCGAGATTATTGGCAGCAACAACAGGCAGACATGCAAGTAGTTACAAAGACAGGGATGTAAGTTTAATGATATCCTAAGGTTTCTCATTGCTACAAGCTGGATATAAAACTATGAAATACTACATCTAACGGAGTCCCTGCGACTCTACTTAACTTTTCGCGCGaagtgaactaccacgttagCAAAGCAATGtaaacatcaaattaaattctttattatttgaaagataattaaaatattaaccaTAGTCACTTGTGTATTTActcatatatttattatacccaacaccttcgtgagaagggtatatataagtttgtaattttCCAACCCACACAAAGACCCCTTCAGAAAGTGACTTGAATATCCGCAATTCATTTATTAGCACTgttattgcaattaaatttagcacagacaaatattatatatattatccctcttattcacaaacaacatttttcttttagaaagggtttataaaacaaaatttctatacagaaactaatttataatccgtttataaaataaaaattttgtttgtgaataaaggggtaaatatcatataaaaacaaatctatCTAGCCCATTTTATCATGATCAGTCCACATTTGCTCCTAtctcccatataaagcctcatttagaaaataactttttcgtcaataaattgcttaaataaatcGGAATCAaggtaattttcaagataaatgctttattatgaaaaataaacctaagtaatttaatattaataactggtgtagggtatgatatAGTCGGCTAAGcctgactatactttcttactcgTTTGTAGCTGTTGTAGTAGAATAGAATTGAAGTAGCCTTCCTTCAAATTATACCCACTTTTGAAGTTTAGGTTTTACGGGGTATTGATAGTATTCACATCAATTATCTTTAATAGTTCTAAATTTAattccaaaacaaaatattcaatttgGCACAAATGTTGACACTAATTCTCTCCTTTGTgtgcataatttttattaaccGAATTTCGAGGAAAACCATTTGTTGTTTACAgaagatatttaaattttatttcctcTATGttagaaaatgaatttttttaatatttttcccgAACCAAAATATtcaatgtatatttatattttcgaaCATGTTTGCTAATTTTAgcgcaaacaaaattaactaaatgtTAATCTGATTagcaaacagtgacgtttttgtttaaattaaagaggattaaaataatattaaatttatttttagattaactaatctgtgTCCGTTTTCTGTAACTTTCGAGTCgagaaaaaaacattgaaatattgaaatctTCCACattacaattaacaaaaatatatttgtttagtttGAATACGATAATACACTGATGTTTAATTGGCATATAATTGCTAACTCAAAACCTctctaaataaattgtattctaATTACGATTAATCAGGATTCTATCTGGTATAGCTTCTGTCAagaactttttcttttattaaagcCCCCTAACTTTTATtactttgaaaacaaaaatatatcaactcaatgtaattgaaaaaaaaaattaaaaaaatgtaaatttcagtggaatgaaaaaatatgttttacaaTAACTTACGTTTTAAAGCCTCCATTTCAATTACATCACTATCAGTGGAAACCCATATATTTTCGAACATGCcagattttttaatagtttttatagtAGTTCCAAGTATACTGTTTCCATTAAAttgtagtaaatttttatttttaattccttttGAGCCTCCTCGAGCTAATATAATCGCATGTGTGTCATTCACTGtgctaaaaatgtaaaatgcatacaaaatgaatatttatactaatatacaaacatatgaatgtatattagAGTGCCCCAAGCTTgtataaaggaaaaaatttatCCGTATTAATTCTCTACAGGGGGACGGCCCCCTGTAGAGAATTAATACGTattctctaaaattttacaaaaaaatgcgaTTTTCCCGAAATCCGCAGAGTTCAAATCGCAGGTACAGCTAAACTGTAAGAATTATTGATCTAATTTTTTCACCGTTTTATTCActtatctgttgtccataaatccccataaaattttcaaaaaactgaaattggagaATTCAAACGGCCATTGAAAAAATCAAACTggctattaattatatagatatttaaagttagaaaatgtttttttagaatatatctcAAATAATACGTAAAtcttttttgtcacatttcgaaTTTATGTGCTGTGAAACACTTTAATGTCCTTCGGAATTTGCAATaacattaaaagttttcaagcaatttttgtgttttttatgtttctgAAATGACTATTCTGTGCACATTGCGATTCTTTTACAATACTAAATGGCAAAAGTTGagcaaaaaaatcgatttttccccttataaatgcacttggaaaattcagagccgttgcggcacctgtTAACATTATCATATCagcataattttttgtataaaatagttttacaacCCAGAAAACTATTCTAGAGGGGGGCGGCCAAAATTCGCAAATTCGtgtttttggagcactctaatatgTATGCATACATCTATTT
Proteins encoded:
- the LOC124420125 gene encoding N-acylneuraminate cytidylyltransferase-like, translating into MDIFKSSLNDTHAIILARGGSKGIKNKNLLQFNGNSILGTTIKTIKKSGMFENIWVSTDSDVIEMEALKPRKLYRKCLSSKRKRLINKVKNST